In the Dolichospermum flos-aquae CCAP 1403/13F genome, CCCAGAGGTACGAGAATGCCTGATGGGGTATTGATAAAACTAGTTCAGGAGTTAAGAATTTATGACACAAGCAACTCAAACTCAACAACGGGGAATTCTATTATCTGAATCTGCATTGCGTCAGGTTAAGTCTCTTCAAGATAAGCAAGGGCAAGATCTATGCTTACGGGTGGGAGTTAGACAAGGTGGTTGTTCGGGAATGTCTTATATGATGGATTTTGAGGATGTCAGCAAGATTAACCCTGATGATGAGGTTTTTGATTATGATGGCTTCAAAATTATCAGCGATCGCAAAAGTCTCCTTTATCTTTACGGCTTAATGCTCGATTATAGTGATGCCATGATTGGTGGTGGTTTCCAATTTACTAACCCCAATGCTGCCCAAACTTGTGGTTGCGGTAAGTCTTTCGGCGTTTGACACTCCCCGGTCTAAAGACATTGACACCTAAAATTTTTTGGAATTTTCAGGTATCAATTCCGAGGTTTTCAGCATATTTTTTGATAAGTTAGGAGTCAGAAGTCAGAAGTCAATTAACAACTGACAACTGACCACTGACTAAGAACAACTGACAACTGACCACTGACTAAGAACAAATGACTAATACAATTGATTCCGTTGATTCCCTATTTGATAAAGGTTTAGAACGCTACAAGG is a window encoding:
- a CDS encoding iron-sulfur cluster assembly accessory protein; the encoded protein is MTQATQTQQRGILLSESALRQVKSLQDKQGQDLCLRVGVRQGGCSGMSYMMDFEDVSKINPDDEVFDYDGFKIISDRKSLLYLYGLMLDYSDAMIGGGFQFTNPNAAQTCGCGKSFGV